In Leptolyngbya sp. O-77, the genomic window CCGCTGCATCAGGTCTGCGGATTCGGATCGACGCTTGGCGCGGCTTTCGTTCAGCAAAGCTTGCACGTTCTGGGCCCGCTCCTGACGCGCCTGCGCCAGATCACCCAAATATTGCTGCACATCCGCTTGCAGGGTTTCGACAAATTCGGTCAATGTTGCTACCCGCTCAGCGTGCATTGACTGCAAGTCTGCCCGCGCTTCGGCCCGCAGCATGGCCACATCTGTCGCCAGTGCGCCCAGGTCTTGCTGATGGCTGGCCCGCAGCGCAGCAACCGATTCGCGGAGTTCGTGATGAAACTGGTCTAGCTCTTGGAAAATCTGTTGCGACAAGAGCGATCGCTCTGCGGCGGTAATGTCGAGAAATTGAGCGGTTTGCGTCTGCAACTGTTGTCGAAACGCAGCCAACTGCGCCATTTGCTCCGCAGCCTGAAGCTGGCGCTGCTGAGCGAGGTCGGCGAGCTGGGCCTGAGTCACCTGCTGAAGCTGGTTACAAAACTCAGCGCGATCGCGACGAAGCTGGGCGGAAACAGCCTGACGCATCTGGCGAAAGGTTTCCAGTAAAATTTCAACCGCTTGCTGTCGCTGCTGCCTCTCGGCCTCCCATTGGTCTTTCAGAGCAACCACAAGATAACCTCCGAATGATGCGGAAAGAGAAGCGGGGAGCCACAAGACTCCCCCAAAGAACTCCTGCTAGGTGGTGGTGCAAGCCTGCGAAGACCTGACTGCCACAGGAGTTGGAATGGACGCACCCAGCCAGGATAAAGCTCAGCCTCTAGGCAGCGGGGACAGCGGCTTGGGTGGTCAGACCCACGGCTTCGGCGTACTTCAGGTAGGTTTCGACGGAGGCGATCACCACGCGGGCTTCGACGGCCAGCAGCTCGATACCCACCAAAGACACGCGAACCCAAGCATCAACCACGATCCCTTTGTCCAGGATGCGATCGACCACTTCAGCCAAGCTAGAGGAAGAATTCACTTTTTCAACTGCCATGATTAGTCACCTACAGATACTTGAGTGGATGAGAATTGAATCTGCCTGTTTTCCCCAAATGCGGGACAGAGGCATCGGTTTCTTCGTACAGCATAGAGAGTGAAAATTGAAACGCTCCCAGCAAAATTGCGGAAAGTGCTTAAAATTTTCAGTCCGCGTTTGTGATGCGGCAAAGTTCTGCTCCAGCCCAATCGAAGTGACTCCGGAAGACCCTTCATCAGACAGAATTTCCAACCCAGCGCAGGAGCTGAATAGCTTGCAGCCTTGCACTAGGTCAAGATGTTTCTATCGTTCCCAGCCAATGTTCATGACTAACAAGCGATCGCAAAATATCAGGAAAGGGCGATCGCCAAAGTGACTCAATTTCCTTCAGAAGCTCGATTCCAACACTTCTGTGGACTGCTCGTCAAATATGAAGCTTTGCTTTAAAGGTTCCTCTCTGGACTGAAATATCGATTCTTTTCAATGGTTGGCTTAGTCAGGATTAACGCCCTAAATGCAGCATTGGAATGATCCTGAAAAAGAGCTTAAATAAGCAAAAATACAATCGCTTTTCATTGAGAAATACAATACTTGGATATTCTTTTTCGGCTGGCTATTTCTGTCTAAAAGACTCTGAAATGATTCCGTGTGATTACGGAATCAAGGGTTTATAAAACGTCATTTTCACCAGACTTAATAACAAAAACTGTGATTGAAATTCGATCAGCCGCATGACCAGATTGAGCCAGTTCCAGATTCTTGCATCTTTTTAGGCTGGCCACGCCCCCATCTTAGGAGACAGGTTGCTGACAAACGATGTAATTCCGCTAGGGGCAAGCCTTTATGGGTATCGCCCACCTGCAATCTGCAAGGGGATCGGTTAGGCTGGAATAGGGGCATCTCATGCGTTATTACCGTTTGTTTTGATCTACTTCCATCAAGTCCTGGAAGAAACCATGAGCAACTCTGCCCAGGACGGCTTTTCCAGACGGCTTTTACAAATGCGTTGCCCCTAAGCATTGAAGTCTATGGCGGATTTCTCCTCATCTGTCTCCCCTTCTGATAGTCTGCTGGCCCGCCTTATTCAACCTGACCTGACGCGCCATGTCGAATCTCTGTCGGACGACCAGTTTACCCAACTGCTCCAGCAGCTAACGCAAGAGTTTCAGCACTATCTGCGGGCGATCGCCCTGATTAACAACGATGCCCTCGAAACGCTGCTGGAGCAAGTCCTAGAAGCGATCACCTTGAAGGTGGGGCAGGTGTTGCAGGCGGAGCGCACCACAATTTTTCTGGTGGACGTGGAGAAGGCGCAACTCTGGTCCAAGGTCGCCCAGGGCGACTGTTTCCAGGCGAACTCAGAGGGCGATCGCACGATCGAAATCCGCCTGCCGCTCAATGAAGGCATTGCGGGCTATGTTGCCACGACAGGCAAAAGCCTAAATATTTCTGATGCTTACCAGCATCCGCTGTTTAACCCCAGCATCGATCGGCAGACGGGCTACCGCACACGCAATATCTTGTGTATGCCGATTTTCGACACGCAGGATCAGGTGGTGGCGATCGCCCAACTGCTGAATAAGCGCGGGGTTCAGCCCTTCGACCCACAGGACGAAGCCCATTTTCGCAACTTTGCTCACTCCATTGGGGTGATTTTGGAAAGCTGCAATTCGTTTTACATGGCAGCACGAAACCAGCGCGGCGCGGCGGCTCTACTCAATGCCACCACGCTGCTAGCCAAGAGCTTGGATCTAGAAAAAACCCTCCAGGCGGTAATGGACGAAGCCCGCAAGCTGATGCAGGCCGACCGCAGCACGCTGTTTTTGCTGGATCGCGATCGCCAAGATCTCTGGTCCAAAGTGCCCACCGCCGACCGCAAACAACTGCTCGAAATTCGCATTCCCATGAACCGGGGCATCGTCGGCTTTGTTGCCAGCACCGGGCAGGTCGTTAATGTTGAGAACGCCTACGAAGACCCCCGCTTTGACCCCACCACCGATCGCCAGACGGGCTACAAAACCCGCACCATCCTCTCCATGCCCGTGTTCAACTCGGAGGGCAAGCTGATCGGTGTCACGCAGCTCATCAATAAATATCAGGGCAGCTTTACCCGTTCCGACGAAGAGTTTATGCAGGCATTCAATATTCAGGCGGGCATCGCGCTGGAAAACGCCCAACTGTTTGAGCGGGTGCTGCTGGAAAAGCAATACCAAAAAGACATCCTGCAAAGCCTGTCCGACGCGGTGATTTCCACGGACTTGCAGGGCAATGTTGTGACCATTAACGACGCGGCACTGGCGCTGTTGGGATGCCCAATTGGCGATGCCAGTGCTGAGGCAGATCTATGGCGCGAGCATCTGCTGCATCGCCCCGTGTGGGAGGTAATTCCCATCGACAATCTGCGATTGCGCCTGCAAGACAGCCTGAAATGTGGCGCTCGCCACTATGTTCCCGAACAAAGCCTAGAGGTGGGGCTATTGGAACTCCCTGAGGATGCGCCGCTTGACCCGACGGTTTCTCCCGCTCTCTCGCTGCCGCCGGGCCTTACCCATGCCCTGGTGGTGGGCGATCGCCAAATCCCAGACCAATATCTGCTGTGGAACAATCCCGCCACGCCGCTCACACCCACGGCCGCAGGACTTGGCGTGGTGCCCTCGATCCGCCCCATCGAACATAGCGTCAACCTGACGGTGAACCCGCTCACCAATCCCGACGGCAAAGTGCTGGGTGGATTGGTGGTGCTAGAAGACATTAGCCAGGAAAAGCGGATGAAGGCCACTATGTATCGCTATATGACACCGCGCGTGGCGGAACGAGTCATGGCGCTGGGCGACGATGCGCTGATGGTGGGCGAACGCAAGGACGTGACGATTCTGTTTTCCGATATTCGCGGCTACACCTCGCTGACGGAAAAGATGGAGGCGGCGGACGTGGTGACGCTGCTCAACGACTATTTTGAGACGATGGTGGAGGCGGTATTTACCTTTGAGGGCACGTTGGACAAGTTCATCGGTGACGCGCTGATGGCTGTGTTTGGTGCGCCCCTGCCCCTGCCCAATCATCCCTGGATGGCGGTGCAATCGGCGCTCGACATGCGACGGCGGCTGAAGGAATTTAACGAACACCGCCGTCTGGCAAACCAGCCCATCATCCGCATTGGCATCGGCATTAGCTCTGGCGAAGTGGTTTCCGGCAACATCGGCTCCCAAAAGCGGATGGACTATACCGTGATTGGCGATGGCGTGGACATTAGCGCCCGACTGGAAGGCGTGACCAAAGAATACGGCTGCGACATTATCCTCAGCGAGTATACCTACAAGCTCTGCCGCGATCAGGTGTGGGTGCGGGAACTCGACCGTATTCGCGTCAAGGGCAAGACGATCCCAATCAATATCTACGAGCTAATTGGCGATCGCACGCAACCCCTCCCGCCAGAGACCGCCGCGTTTCTAGAACACTACGCCGCCGGCCGCGTTGCCTACAACCATTTGCGGTTTTACGAGGCATTGCAGCACTTTGAACAGGCACAGGAGATAAAACCGGGCGATCGCGCGGTTCAGGTTCACCTAGAAAGGGCCCGCGAGTTTCTGCTCACCCCACCCGCCGATAGCTGGGATGGCGTTCACACCATGACCACAAAGTGAGGGGTGAAGTATCCAAAGAGCAGAAAAAATCTAAAAGGCAGAAAAAATAAAAGCGCCGCATAACTCCATTGGTTACACAGCGCTTTCGTGACTCAAAACATCAGGAACAGTCAGGGTGCAACTTCACAAAACCGCAAGCTGCTTCTAATATTGGCTCCTATTGGCTCCTATTGGCTCCTATTGGCTCCTATTGGCTCCTATTGGCTCCTATTGGCTCCTATTGGCTCCCATTAGCTCCTGTTCTCTGAACTCCGACCCTAGCAATCGTAGTAGAGCGAGAACTCGTAGGGGTGCGGACGCAGACGCATCGGGTTCACTTCGTTATCCAGCTTGTACTGAATCCAGGTATTGATCAGGTCTTCCGTAAAGACACCGCCCGTGGTCAGAAACTCATGATCCTTCTCCAGGCATTCCAGCGCATCTTCTAGAGAACCGGGGGTTGAAGGAATCTTCGCCAGTTCTTCCGGGCTGAGGTCATAGATGTCCACATCCAGCGGTTCGCCAGGGTCGATCTGGTTCTTGATGCCGTCGATGCCCGCACAGAGCATGGCTGCAAAGGCGAGGTAGGGGTTAGACGTTGCGTCGGGGCAGCGGAACTCCAGACGCTTTGCCTTAGGATTGGAACCCGACAGCGGAATCCGCACCGAGGCAGAGCGGTTGCCCTGTGAATAAGCCAGGTTTACCGGAGCCTCAAAACCAGGCACCAGACGCTTGTAGGAGTTCGTCGTCGGGTTGGTGAAGGCCAACAGCGCCGGGGCATGCTTTAGAATTCCGCCGATATACCACAGCGCCATCTGGCTCAGCCCTGCATAGCCGTCGCCTGCAAACAAGGGCTGTCCGTCCTTCCAGATAGACTGGTGAGTGTGCATCCCGGAGCCATTGTCGTTAAACACAGGCTTGGGCATAAAGGTAACGGTCTTGCCATACTTCCGGGCAACGTTCTTGATGACGTACTTGTAAATCATCAGGTTGTCGGCAGACTGAACCAGCGTGTCAAAGCGAATGCCCAACTCGCACTGGCCGCCTGTGGCCACCTCGTGGTGATGCTTTTCGATGGGTACGCCGCACTTGGCCATGGTTAGCAGCATTTCGCTCCGCATGTCCTGCGAAGTGTCGGTCGGCGCAACGGGGAAGTAGCCTTCTTTATAGCGGGGCTTGTAGCCCAGGTTGCCGCCCTCTTCTTTGCGGCCAGAGTTCCAGCGACCTTCGATCGAGTCTACGTAGTAGTAGCCTTCGTGCTGGTTTTGGTCGAAGCGCACATCGTCGAAGATGAAGAACTCGGCCTCTGGGCCAAAGAAGGCAGTGTCGCCAATGCCTGTGGCAGTGAGATAGTCGATCGCCTTTTGAGCGATGACGCGGGGGCAGCGAGAGTAAGGTTCACCCGTGCGGGGTTCTTTGATGCTGCAAATGACGCTCAGCGTCGGTTCTGCCATGAAGGGGTCGATCCAAGCGGTGTTGGGATCGAGCACCATGCTCATGTCCGACTCGTTGATCGCCTTCCAACCCCGGATGCTGGAACCGTCGAAGGCGACCCCATCGGTAAAGCTGCTTTCGTCGATCTGGTTCTCGTATACAGTCAAGTGCTGCCAGATGCCGGGCAGGTCGATAAACTTAAGGTCAATCAGCTTAATGCCTTGGTCTTTGATTCGGCTTAAGACTTCTTGGGGGGTCGTCATGAACTACTCCTTCAGTGATTTGAGCCATCTCGACTCGGATGTTGTTTAGCAGTGAGACTGGTGTGCGATCGCCAAGTGCCTGACACCTACTTGCCTGGGCATAAGGGAGAGGCATCCCCTAGCGGCCCGGTTCTCCAGCCCGTTCTAGCTAGAAGTGCCGCCTAGACTACACTCAACACTCAGAGCAGCGTCATACAAAATGCAGTCTTCAATAAATGGAGTTGTACAAATGGAGTTGTACATCTCCGATGCTCATCAACAACAGAAGTTGATCAGTCGTCAGAGGTGTTAGAGTCCAGGCCTTAATTACACCTGAATCATCCTAAGGAGAGGCGTAGGCGGTTTTTGTATAATGGGCAACAAAAGCGGGCTTAACCCTGGAAATCAGCTTTGTACGATTTGGAACAGATTGGAACGGATTTGAACAGCTTGCCACTGCGATAAAGTCCTGAATAGGAGTCTTCTTAGACCCGAAGCTTGAGACAGCGGATACTCCGAAGGGTGATACAAAATAGTGATACAAAACTTAATCATAAACCCAGACTATCCAGAGCAGTGGGGCGAAATAGGGCCCAATCTTGCGTGATAGACTTTAACATAGGCAATTTAATAAGCACGTTTTGAAACGCCATAGCCAAAGCGCGTTTCAGCCTGAGCAGGGGCATCTTGAGTGCTGTTTTAGCGCTCGTTTCAGGCTCCTAAGTCATGACTGTGTTGCAGCTTTGGCCTATTTCAAAGCGTTGCATTCTGTGTTGGCAAAAACCTGGATTTTGGTCGTGTTGGGAGATTTTGTTTCATGCGGGACGCTGTCACAAGCCTGATTGAAAACTACGATCTGAAAGGCCGCTACCTCGATCGCGATGCGCTAGACACGCTGAAGTCCTACTTCAGCACTGGGGTTTCCCGAGTGCAAGCGGCGGCTGTGATTAATTCAAATGCTGCGGGTATCGTCAGGCAGGCTGGGTCGCGCTTGTTTGAAGAGGTGCCTGAACTGATTCGCCCCGGCGGCAACGCCTACACCACGCGGCGCTATGCGGCTTGCTTGCGCGATATGGACTATTACCTGCGTTACGCCAGCTATGCGCTGGTGGCCGGCAATACGAACGTGCTAGATGAGCGGGTGCTGGAAGGTCTGCGGGAAACCTACAACTCGCTGGGTGTGCCCATTGGGCCGACGGTGCGTGGAATTCAACTCCTGAAAGAGATCGTGGCGGCCCAGGTTGCTGAGGCCGGCATCACCAACACAGGCTTTCTAGATCAGCCCTTTGACTACATGATTCGCGAACTCAGCGACAAGAGCCTTTAGCCTCTGGGGGTTTGTTTTTGGGATGTTGTTTGTAGTTTGTAGGGCTTTTTGTAGGGCTTCGTCTGTGGGCAGGTTTGTAGATTCTGTTTGCGGCGAGATTGATAAGCTATCGACCATTGCGATTGACCATTATTGACCATTAACGATCTCTAGGCGGAGTGAGGCAATGCTTCGTTCCGCCTTCCTGCTTTTTTGCCGCTTTTTATGGCGGGCGATCGCCCCTACCGCCTACTGTTCGCAAAAAGCTAGTTCACAGAACAGGCAACGGGTTCACGATGGTCAATCCATCCGGGCATCGGGTTCCAACACCCACAGGCTGTAGCCCCTGGCGTTTTTGGTAATAATCGTTTCGCTGCCCCGATAGTTGAGCTTTTTCACAATTTGAACCGCCTGCTGCACGTCTTCAAGAGTCTTGAACAGACTGTAAAACAACCCATCCACGCAAATGGCCATGAGCCGCTTGTCTAAATCGGGGACGCGAATGTTGCAGAATTTTTTTACTTAGGGGTGTTCCAGGTGTCTCCGTTGCAACTTCCTCTGAAGAACCGCCGGGTAAAGAATTTAGGGGCGAGTGCTGGGGCGAATTTGCGGGGAGGCGATTGGCAGCATTAGCGGATCTGAGTGAGGTGGCAGGAGGCGCAATCTGGGCATTGGGTTCCAGCGTCCACACGGCAAATCCTTTGGGGACTCGCGTGATGACGGGGCGGTGTCCTCGCTGTATGAGTTTGGCGCAAATCGACTGGGCGCGGGCTTCAGACTTTTCGACGCGAAAGAAGCTGTAGTATTCTCCAGCGAGGGCGATCGCCGCTGTGCGTTCGTTCGAGTCGGGTAGAACAATGTGGCAGGAACGATAATCAGTCCGAAGTTCCAGGATTTTAACTGTCGGCAACCTGGAGGAGGACACGTTGGGCAAGCCAGATGGGGACGTTGGATTAAGAGATTGCATAGCGGTAAAGGAGGGCAGCACCAGTCGGTACTACAATTCTTGGTTTATCGGCAGAGTTCTGCCATCCGGCAAAGTACGGGAGTAGGAAGGTTGCAGGGGCTGCTAAAAAGCTAATTTTTCGGGTAGGTCGCGCCCGAAAAACAGCCTTTGAAACCTACTCGTTCATGTTGCGGTAGGTTGCCACCGCCGAG contains:
- the apcB gene encoding allophycocyanin subunit beta; this encodes MRDAVTSLIENYDLKGRYLDRDALDTLKSYFSTGVSRVQAAAVINSNAAGIVRQAGSRLFEEVPELIRPGGNAYTTRRYAACLRDMDYYLRYASYALVAGNTNVLDERVLEGLRETYNSLGVPIGPTVRGIQLLKEIVAAQVAEAGITNTGFLDQPFDYMIRELSDKSL
- the glnA gene encoding type I glutamate--ammonia ligase, whose product is MTTPQEVLSRIKDQGIKLIDLKFIDLPGIWQHLTVYENQIDESSFTDGVAFDGSSIRGWKAINESDMSMVLDPNTAWIDPFMAEPTLSVICSIKEPRTGEPYSRCPRVIAQKAIDYLTATGIGDTAFFGPEAEFFIFDDVRFDQNQHEGYYYVDSIEGRWNSGRKEEGGNLGYKPRYKEGYFPVAPTDTSQDMRSEMLLTMAKCGVPIEKHHHEVATGGQCELGIRFDTLVQSADNLMIYKYVIKNVARKYGKTVTFMPKPVFNDNGSGMHTHQSIWKDGQPLFAGDGYAGLSQMALWYIGGILKHAPALLAFTNPTTNSYKRLVPGFEAPVNLAYSQGNRSASVRIPLSGSNPKAKRLEFRCPDATSNPYLAFAAMLCAGIDGIKNQIDPGEPLDVDIYDLSPEELAKIPSTPGSLEDALECLEKDHEFLTTGGVFTEDLINTWIQYKLDNEVNPMRLRPHPYEFSLYYDC
- a CDS encoding adenylate/guanylate cyclase domain-containing protein; amino-acid sequence: MADFSSSVSPSDSLLARLIQPDLTRHVESLSDDQFTQLLQQLTQEFQHYLRAIALINNDALETLLEQVLEAITLKVGQVLQAERTTIFLVDVEKAQLWSKVAQGDCFQANSEGDRTIEIRLPLNEGIAGYVATTGKSLNISDAYQHPLFNPSIDRQTGYRTRNILCMPIFDTQDQVVAIAQLLNKRGVQPFDPQDEAHFRNFAHSIGVILESCNSFYMAARNQRGAAALLNATTLLAKSLDLEKTLQAVMDEARKLMQADRSTLFLLDRDRQDLWSKVPTADRKQLLEIRIPMNRGIVGFVASTGQVVNVENAYEDPRFDPTTDRQTGYKTRTILSMPVFNSEGKLIGVTQLINKYQGSFTRSDEEFMQAFNIQAGIALENAQLFERVLLEKQYQKDILQSLSDAVISTDLQGNVVTINDAALALLGCPIGDASAEADLWREHLLHRPVWEVIPIDNLRLRLQDSLKCGARHYVPEQSLEVGLLELPEDAPLDPTVSPALSLPPGLTHALVVGDRQIPDQYLLWNNPATPLTPTAAGLGVVPSIRPIEHSVNLTVNPLTNPDGKVLGGLVVLEDISQEKRMKATMYRYMTPRVAERVMALGDDALMVGERKDVTILFSDIRGYTSLTEKMEAADVVTLLNDYFETMVEAVFTFEGTLDKFIGDALMAVFGAPLPLPNHPWMAVQSALDMRRRLKEFNEHRRLANQPIIRIGIGISSGEVVSGNIGSQKRMDYTVIGDGVDISARLEGVTKEYGCDIILSEYTYKLCRDQVWVRELDRIRVKGKTIPINIYELIGDRTQPLPPETAAFLEHYAAGRVAYNHLRFYEALQHFEQAQEIKPGDRAVQVHLERAREFLLTPPADSWDGVHTMTTK
- the gvpA gene encoding gas vesicle structural protein GvpA, which codes for MAVEKVNSSSSLAEVVDRILDKGIVVDAWVRVSLVGIELLAVEARVVIASVETYLKYAEAVGLTTQAAVPAA